The nucleotide sequence ggtatgtcagcagaggcatgatgattagacttgacgcaagatgacactattaaaggccccaccatcacgtcacggagaggttgatacagtagcagtatggttttatggatgcccttctgacaggcccacacccaggcatggtcgaaagcaggtgatcgcttcgattggtgtgcccaggctccttcgagaggtctatataaggcctccacttcttcaaccggaggtatgcaaatctacattttctaagccactctcttattccttcgcctaacttgagcgtcggagggccgtcgccgggacacccccccggctcggttttgttgcaggatcgccggagcatcgTGCAGTTAGTCGGAGACTCACATCAGCAGCAGgggagtgccacgtgcccagcgtccgttggttcagcattcggacaggatcaaaaatTATACCAAGTATTTTGGAgagttcttattggttaaaatttatatccaagaatccatgaaaatttattaaaactttgGGTATCAAAagattttaataaagttttaaaaagtcaagtttaaatatccaatgactttttaaaactttataaAAATCTTATTTGAATACCACTGTATTTCTATAAAGCTTATAAAAGTTTATATTGAATACATAGACTTTTAAAATCTATAAAAGttattcaaaataattaaaagtcCAACATTAGATATACCCTAGTCTTAATTAGGATTatgattattataataaattttttccTCTAGTAAGTGAAAAATGGACTATAAGCATTTTTTTGAATTATCTTAATGACTAATAAAATAACTTTATGGGCCGTATTCATCCTAAGAATTTAAAGAGTTAGAGTATCCATATCAGTTaccctatttaaaaattttaccctaaattttggataagttaattaaaaattctctGCATCAATTACCCTATCCATttcttaaatttagatttgatgaatagtgattctctaaatttagggaatgaaatctcttccctaaaaataaaaataatatttctttttaatctctctccttctaTTCATTCCATAaatgtaataataaaaaatagaaaaaagagaagaaaataacaaaaaaattaaggatgatgaaaattttaggatatttgatgtagtgtgtaatgaaaaatgattatctaaatttaataaaatagattatttattttaaattttaaatatagtaATAAGAAATTGATGTGCATTTTGTTAGATATATGTGACAAATAAACAAAATTAACAACTTTTCTGCCAATAACAAAAATAAATGATGCTGTTTTAATTTTACCCCCAACTGTACCAAACGCGTGACTCTCACGTGATGCGAGAGTGCTATGCTGCGTTTGCCATCGGCGCCTCCGGAAGCCTGCGTGTCAACCGACGACTCACTGCCCGTAGTACTTCTTTACTATTTTAGTCCGGGCCTATTTTTTCATACCCAATATGTTACCCGCTTCAGAGATCAGTCCGACGTCGTCGTGTTTCAGCCTCATGTATCTTTTTGGGTTGATTCCCGAAACGTCCTTCGCAGGCCATTAATCTCTCTCCCCACTCCTTCCCCTTTTATTCCTTCTCCCTGTCTCTCTCTCATTTTGTTATTATTTCTTTTACCGCCGGCGGTGACTGTAACCGTCGCCGTCTTCTCAACTCTGCCTTTGCACGCCTTGTACTCCCTTGGAGGAGCGGATCCCGTCACCGTCCGGTTGAGCGCTGGGATTCCTGACCCATGGCGACCGCCCAGGACTCGCCGCGCggcgagctcgagctcgagttaGAGCCCAATCTCCGCCATCGCCTCCCCCTTCCGCGATGGGGCGACCGGCGAACGTCCCGCCGCCCCGCCACCGACCGAGGCGGCGGAGATCGGACCCCGACCGCCGGGCCGCTCGGCTGCGGGAGATCGCCTCCGGCCCAGGACGGAGGCGGCGGGGGCGAGGACGGAGGGCTGGAGGAGCTCAGGGCGAAGCTGATGGGCCATCTCCGGGTGGCGGCAGACCGGATGAAGATTGCGACGTCGGAGGCGGCGCCGGAGGTCTCGAGGCCATGGAACCTGAGGGCGAGGAAGACTTCGAACGGGAACGGGGGGTGCGGTAGCTCGGGGGCGGCGGCCGCAGCCGCCGGAGGGGCGGCGGCGACTGAAGCGGGGCCAGCGGCGGAggaggagaggaaaaggaagatAGGGCTGACGGTGCCGCTTACGGCGGAGGAGATCGAGGAAGACGTCTACGCGTTAACGGGATCCCGGCCTCGCCGGCGGCCAAAAAAGCGGCCAAGGGTCGTACAGCGACAGATTGACGTAAGCATTcgactccttttttttttttcctttttaaataaaaatattatttatgcAGTTAATTTTACTTTGAGAAATTAAGTAAATTGCCGATATTGCCCTACAATATCTTCATAATTACATACATGCTCCTTCATGTTGTTTCCGTTATCACGTTTTGCGTGTGTGTGAATAATCCAGAATTTGTTACTGGAATTGTAAACCTGGAAAATCTAATCCGTACAGCTCACGCAGATCGATGGCACTCACCGTAATTGTTAGCAAAAGTTAATGACCTGCTATTTATCTTGTTTTTCGTTCATTAGGAGGAATCAAGATTGCTAAGATGTTTAATACTAGAGAATGACATTTAAAACGGAATTATAGATTATGGAGCAGTTGCTTTGTTCCGTGATTGGTCAATTGTTATGTGATGCTTAAATTCGATGTCGGTTGAGCTTTATGTATCACAAAATCATGGGCATAACAACTCAATTGGTATGATGGACTATTGCCGAGCAGCATTTCTCTGAACTTTTTTGATCACCTGCATTGATCATATCCATGTATTGAGCATTATGCAATACTAAATCTCGTTTAATTTTTAATCAAGTAAACCATCTTTTAATTCCATTAATAAAGAAGATGGATTGTAAAGTTAAAAGAGTCGGACAACTTGCTTCTTCTTTAGACTCTTTGAAGCAAACAAATATAAGAGAAATGAGACAAAATTGCTTCTTTTCTCCTAGTGAAATGATGATGAGTTTGCTTGTGTGGACTGATGTAATAGTAATGGTCTTTCCAGAAGAAGAAAGATATTCTAAGGCTAGATAGTAGTTCATGAATAGGGAAGACGATAGATAGGGTACTTGTGAAATTTTCCCACACATGTGCCCATCTTATACTTGTATCAATTATTTTCCCTATTCCCATTTCATATTATGGATATAGATACCCTTACTTCATTAATGGGCTGAATCACTACGAGTGTCTTGTCAAAACTTGGTCTGATTTTATATGCAACAAAGAAAAATGAGCCATCATGGGGTTTTATCAATGTCTGTTCCAAATCCTTTTAACATGTACCTAAATCTGGTACCTAAACCTTATTAAAGGGATAAAGTATGTTGTATCCAATGATACCCATCCCATTGCTGTCCATAGTCATGAGTATTCATATATGAAGGGAATCTTGAGTCTTGGAGCCAAGATGTTGGTACTCGGTACAATAGTGCTAGTGCATGTGGAAAGACATGCTAGTGATGAGTGGAACGACCTTACTTTTGGAAACAATGCTCAAGTTGATTGAATTAGCCATAATAAGTGCATGGTGTAGATACTTGACTCTTAGTCTATGTTGCTTACAATTTTCGATATTGTAGCGACAAGAAATATTCAATTCATCCCATTTTCCTTTGGAACGTGCAAAATACTGCCACGTTGATCAATCTTCCTATAGAAGTGAGAAGAGTTTTAAGGGTTTTTTTTTCTGAGATAGAATTTTAAAAGTAGAACAAAACTTAACAACAGAGTTGATTTAACATTtcatattattaataattaacaCTTACAAGCTACCACTTCAAAACTTTAGTTTATAAAAGTATTTCCTCTATAGGAGTAGAGCATCATAAACACCCTTTGTATTTGAATAGGGATAGTGCAAGTAGTAGTTAAGATTTTTAATTGATTTGTTTCGAGCCAAACAAGTTCAAAGAGAGCACACGTGCAGGTTATATACTGCTGGGTCCCATCTATGAAGTTGTCCACTTTGCAGCTGCATATTAACCACTTTTCAAAATACTGATTATTCTATCATAGGGCTGGGAGTATTAGTGACTATGAAGAGATCGTTGGTGTAGTTGCACTTGTAGGTAAGTTTAGTTTAAAAGTTAAGGTGGTTGTGGTGGAAATCCAAGGGGGATCAAGGTTTGTGGTAGGATGATAAATAACTAGATGCCTTTGGATGCTAATTTGAATCTTGGTCTGGACTACGTTCAGAATTGACcaacaaatatatttttatgaaacTAAATAAGTTTCTTGTGACGATCCATAGCCCTTACTCTATTTTCTTGAtcatcttttgatatgcataagaATATTTTAAGCTTTTATTTTCATAAACTTTGTTATTGTTCGTGATTATTCTATATAATTTGGTGGATTATAGTACCCtctttaagattttgaaaacggAGACACATGAATTAGTTTCCTTGTGCAACATTAAATCATCCTATTCAATGTTAATTgtatttaatattttctttttaaagaaaCAGTAGCTTTAATTCCTATGTTGAATTGTTTTCAAATGAAGTTTGGTTTAGCAATATATTTGTATTTATAAATATAAGAGCATTATTGGATTTGAGTCAATTTGTCTTGATTGTACAATTAGTTTGTGAAAGTGCCTATTCCACCATAGCTGAAGACCATTAACTCAGTGAATACTGTCATAAGATTATAACAGTTACGTGTGATGAATGATTTAATTAGTCTCAAGTAAATTTGTAAAAAGCAGAGTGCTTCGATGAATGAGAAACTGCATCAAATGAACTTTAATTTAGTTGGTTTGATTCTGTCAGAAGTTGTTCCATTACCTTCATAGGATGTTCACATTAAACCAGGATGAGGATCTACTTCCTCATTAGGACATGTCGTAACTGATTCCTTAATTCCTTAGTGGCCGAAACTGTCCATTCAGTACCTTATACATCCTTTGAACATATTGATTTTCAGCTTAAATATGTATCGAATTCAGTATACAGACTATGCTGACTAGGTTAGATACTTAGATTATAATTCCAGGTACAATTCTGATTGACTCATAAATTCTTCACTCATATCTTACCCTTGTCACTCGTTACAGCTATGTCTCGATTGTGTTTTTCTTTTATATGAATCGGTATGAACAAATGATGAAGCATTGTCTTTGTTCACTGACAAATACTTCGTTATCTGATTGCATGCTTCTTGTAGTCTCTCTTCCCTGGGCTGTGGCTATCCGACATCACAGTAGAGTCTTACAAAGTTGATGACGACTAAACCCTTTCTCCCAGTGCCTTGGTTGTGCAGTGCCCCTCTCAGGTTCATGCTCTCCTTTCTTCACTCTCCTCAGCTGTTACAGTTAGTCTGCTGATGCAGCAAAAACATGTTTGGTTCATGGAATGTACAGCGCTTTACAGATAAAATGGAGGACCATGTAAATACTTTATCGGTTTCGCCGTTTGGGTTAGAGAGCATAGCTGAACTACAACTCTCTTTTGCTTTGTTCACAGTATATACAGAGGCTGCTAGTTGTGAGTTTTGTACCGCAGGCGAGAAATCTTTCAGTGCGATTCTAAATTGTCGTTAGCAGAATTTTGCATCCACCGATATGTATAATCTACGCGAGAGCCAGTGGTATGTAACTCGTCTTCtctcttcttttctgttttttGAAGTGCCATGCATATTTTCTGGATTGAGACTTTGCCTCGCTCGAGTATATTCAAGCTCATTGACATATTTGGTCCATTCCTAAGTCATCCGATCTAGCATGTTTGTTCGGTTTGATGTTTGTGCAATTTGTTTGTATCGTCCacttatttttccttctaagtatgAAATTCCTTACACATTTTACCCACTTAAAATGTTTTGGCTTGTATGAACTCTCATgttcaaaatttatattttattaattttattttaatatttaattaaaacttaatatgccagtatttttagaatttatgaaaataaaaatattgtaTGGGGAAAACTGAGGTCATGCCTATTTAAACGTGTATAATTCTtttggacaaaaattaaaagagtttttttattGGAATTGTCGGGGGATGTTTatcaatatattttatatttttaaaactattagAGTAGTTTTTGTTCATAACTATTGTAAATAAATTGTTGTAGTTGTCATAATTTgctataatattttaattttgattaatactAATAAATTGTCTTGAAGCAATTATAATTCATAATTGTTATAATAGATACTAACAGTAATTCTATTCAACACTAATAAAAATGTAATGCAGTAATTACATTTTATTGCCCTGAACGCTTCATTTCTTATAAATATTATAGTAATGAGGATTTTGCTTATTCTAAGTGGGaggtaaattataaaattaattcggtaatttaccaaaaggcgcacttaaaaatctgaatttaccaaaaggcgtacactactttggtatttaccaaagagcgtatttttttaaaagcatttcctattttaccctcctgataatttgactttttctattgtttttctttacttcattatatttctctcacttctctctctcctctgtcggcagaatataggaatagcattagtcaatctttaatcacatttttaatacatttgaagaagccaaaaaaaataatggacaccatatttggactccttgcaattttagaaatccacaggaactgaaatgagtgcaatcggagctttctaggtcgatcagtgggtttcggtcaaaacccactgatggacctagagagctccgattgcacccatttcagttcctgtggatttctaaaattgcaaggagtccaaatatggtgtccattattttttttggctttttatagatgttaagaagcaaaatcaaagaatcggcataaaagcccacgttgggcctgatatgattccatatcaggcccaatatgggtttttttgccgattctt is from Zingiber officinale cultivar Zhangliang chromosome 7B, Zo_v1.1, whole genome shotgun sequence and encodes:
- the LOC122005986 gene encoding uncharacterized protein LOC122005986 is translated as MATAQDSPRGELELELEPNLRHRLPLPRWGDRRTSRRPATDRGGGDRTPTAGPLGCGRSPPAQDGGGGGEDGGLEELRAKLMGHLRVAADRMKIATSEAAPEVSRPWNLRARKTSNGNGGCGSSGAAAAAAGGAAATEAGPAAEEERKRKIGLTVPLTAEEIEEDVYALTGSRPRRRPKKRPRVVQRQIDSLFPGLWLSDITVESYKVDDD